In Marivivens aquimaris, one genomic interval encodes:
- a CDS encoding baseplate multidomain protein megatron → MATLVLAAAGSAIGGAVGGTVLGLSAAALGQAAGAALGQMIDERLLGGSQAVETGRIDRLRLTSANEGSVIPQIYGRTRVAGQVIWATRFLEDQTTTGGGKTAPSVTEYSYTVSLAIALCEGEISGIGRIWADGAEIASDDLTIRTYKGTETQRPDPRIEAVEGQGAAPAYRGTAYVVIEDMPLGRFGNRVPQLSFEVFRPSASDEVADMVNGVALIPGTGEYALATTPVTAETGLGAYRSLNINSPSGKSDLETSLDALECELPNAKNVSVIVSWFGNDLRCGECRIGPRAENDEADPEAMPWTVSGADRTAAGLVPFDGGRAVYGGTPCDASVIEAIRAIKARGMAPMFYPFILMEQMGDNTLPDPWGGDTQPALPWRGRITTSLAPDQPGSPDGTRTARDEVDAFFGNAQVSDFALSGDRVTYTGPLEWSYRRFILHYAHLCAIAGGVASFCIGSEMRSLTQIRDNKGFPAVEHLRQLAADVREILPDTQIGYAADWSEYHGYQPAGTADKLFHLDPLWADQNVEFIGIDNYMPLSDWRDGNDHADAAWGAIHNVNYLAANIEGGEMYDWFYHSPEARDAQIRTPITDGLNEPWIWRAKDIRNWWLNPHHDRVDGVRSDTPTAWEPQSKPIVFTELGCAAIDKATNQPNKFLDPKSSESSLPHYSNGGRDDLIQTQYLRAMHGHYGQAANNPVSPLYDGPMVDMTRAHVWAWDSRPFPHFPANAAVWADGDNYARGHWLNGRAASRTLASVVTEVCARSGMTDVDTSRLYGIVRGYASDALTARAVLQPLQLAFGFDVVDRDGKLTFISRTTATGEALDENLLALPDDAATAVERSRSSEAEVAGRIRLGYVESGGDYQDRSAEAIHADDTTRTASRNELPLVLTAGEAGQIADRWLSEARVAREVLRFALPPSQSHLGAGDTVSLNGISYRIDRITHAGLAEVEAVQISPNIYAPSPATDDVVTMRDFVAPVPVTGLFLDLPIMDDEAPHTPHFAALGVPWPGAVSLWHGEDDEDYTLAQTHYKSAIAGTLLDDLPPAGSATWDRGPAVRIKLAKGGLSSRKVAGLLSGKNLAAVGDGSTGGWELLQFRKATLVAPDTYAIETRLRGRFGTDDIALHGHEAGSLFVLIDKAVQPVDYPETLRGVARHYRFGPATRALDDPAYRHVEVACEGRGLRPYAPCHLRQTADPGGGHRITWIRRTRLGGDDWAGTDVPLSEEKEEYRLRIWVDGRMTREEVTNAPAWHYESHLMQADSAMQGYDVELAQMSARFGAGAARYLKVA, encoded by the coding sequence ATGGCCACTCTGGTTCTTGCAGCGGCAGGCTCCGCAATCGGCGGCGCAGTGGGCGGCACGGTGCTCGGCCTTTCGGCCGCCGCGCTCGGTCAGGCGGCAGGGGCCGCATTGGGTCAGATGATCGACGAGCGGCTCCTCGGCGGCTCCCAAGCGGTCGAGACGGGCCGCATCGACCGTCTGCGCCTGACCTCCGCCAACGAAGGCTCCGTCATCCCGCAAATCTACGGCCGCACCCGCGTCGCGGGCCAAGTCATCTGGGCGACCCGTTTTCTCGAGGACCAGACAACCACCGGCGGCGGCAAGACCGCGCCCTCCGTCACCGAATACAGCTACACCGTCAGCCTCGCCATCGCGCTCTGCGAAGGCGAGATTTCGGGCATCGGCCGCATCTGGGCCGACGGGGCCGAGATCGCCAGCGACGACCTCACCATCCGCACCTACAAAGGCACCGAAACCCAGCGCCCCGATCCCCGCATCGAAGCGGTCGAGGGGCAGGGCGCGGCTCCCGCCTATCGCGGCACGGCCTACGTGGTGATCGAGGACATGCCCCTTGGCCGCTTCGGCAACCGCGTCCCCCAGCTGTCGTTCGAGGTTTTCCGCCCCTCCGCCTCGGACGAGGTCGCGGACATGGTAAACGGCGTCGCCCTGATCCCCGGTACCGGCGAATACGCCCTCGCCACGACGCCTGTGACCGCTGAAACCGGCCTCGGCGCCTACCGCTCGCTCAACATCAACTCCCCCTCGGGCAAGTCCGATCTGGAGACCTCGCTCGACGCCCTCGAATGCGAGCTGCCGAACGCGAAAAACGTGTCGGTAATCGTGTCGTGGTTCGGCAATGACCTACGCTGCGGGGAGTGCCGCATCGGCCCGCGCGCCGAAAATGACGAGGCAGACCCCGAGGCGATGCCGTGGACCGTCTCCGGCGCGGACCGCACCGCCGCTGGACTGGTCCCCTTTGACGGAGGCCGCGCGGTCTACGGCGGCACGCCCTGCGATGCCTCCGTGATCGAAGCCATCCGCGCGATCAAAGCGCGCGGCATGGCCCCGATGTTCTACCCCTTCATCCTGATGGAGCAGATGGGGGACAACACACTCCCCGACCCGTGGGGCGGCGACACCCAGCCCGCGCTGCCGTGGCGTGGCCGTATCACCACCAGCCTCGCGCCGGACCAGCCTGGAAGTCCTGATGGCACGCGAACCGCCCGTGACGAAGTGGACGCTTTCTTCGGAAACGCGCAGGTGTCCGATTTCGCACTGAGCGGCGATCGGGTCACCTATACCGGCCCGCTTGAGTGGTCTTATCGCCGCTTCATTCTGCACTACGCGCACCTCTGTGCCATCGCAGGCGGCGTGGCATCATTCTGCATCGGCTCCGAGATGAGGAGTCTCACGCAAATCCGCGATAACAAAGGATTTCCTGCCGTCGAGCATCTGCGCCAACTCGCTGCCGATGTCCGCGAAATCCTCCCCGATACGCAGATCGGCTACGCCGCCGACTGGTCGGAATATCACGGCTACCAGCCCGCAGGCACCGCCGACAAGCTCTTCCACCTCGACCCGCTCTGGGCCGATCAGAACGTCGAATTCATCGGCATCGACAACTACATGCCGCTCTCCGATTGGCGCGACGGGAACGACCACGCCGACGCCGCGTGGGGCGCGATTCACAACGTAAATTACCTTGCCGCCAACATCGAAGGCGGCGAGATGTACGACTGGTTCTACCACTCGCCCGAGGCCCGCGACGCCCAGATACGCACCCCGATCACCGACGGCTTGAACGAGCCGTGGATCTGGCGCGCCAAGGACATCCGGAACTGGTGGCTGAACCCGCACCACGACCGCGTGGACGGTGTCCGCTCGGACACCCCGACAGCGTGGGAGCCGCAGAGCAAACCGATCGTTTTCACTGAGCTCGGCTGCGCCGCCATCGACAAGGCGACCAACCAGCCGAACAAATTCCTCGACCCGAAATCCTCGGAAAGCTCGCTGCCGCATTACTCGAACGGCGGGCGCGATGACCTGATCCAGACGCAATACCTGCGCGCCATGCACGGCCACTACGGGCAGGCGGCGAACAACCCTGTCTCGCCGCTTTACGACGGCCCCATGGTCGACATGACCCGCGCCCACGTCTGGGCGTGGGACAGTCGCCCGTTCCCGCATTTCCCCGCGAACGCTGCCGTCTGGGCGGACGGTGACAACTACGCGCGCGGTCACTGGCTGAACGGTCGCGCGGCGTCGCGCACCTTGGCCTCCGTCGTGACCGAGGTCTGCGCCCGCTCTGGCATGACGGACGTGGACACCAGCCGCCTCTACGGCATCGTGCGGGGCTATGCCTCGGACGCGCTGACCGCACGCGCAGTGCTGCAACCACTGCAACTGGCGTTCGGCTTCGACGTGGTGGACCGTGACGGCAAGCTGACGTTCATCTCCCGCACCACGGCGACCGGAGAAGCCCTCGACGAAAACCTCCTCGCCTTGCCCGACGATGCCGCCACCGCCGTCGAGCGCTCCCGCTCGTCCGAGGCCGAGGTCGCAGGCCGCATCCGTCTGGGCTACGTGGAAAGCGGCGGCGACTATCAGGACCGCAGCGCAGAGGCGATCCACGCCGACGACACCACACGCACCGCGTCCCGCAACGAACTGCCCCTCGTCCTGACGGCGGGCGAGGCTGGGCAGATCGCCGACCGCTGGCTGTCGGAGGCCCGCGTCGCCCGCGAGGTGCTTCGTTTCGCGCTGCCCCCGTCGCAAAGCCACCTCGGCGCGGGGGATACGGTCAGCCTGAACGGCATCAGCTACCGCATCGACCGCATTACCCACGCAGGGCTGGCCGAGGTCGAAGCGGTCCAGATTTCCCCCAACATCTACGCGCCGTCGCCCGCGACCGACGACGTGGTGACGATGCGCGATTTCGTGGCGCCTGTGCCTGTGACGGGCCTGTTCCTCGACCTGCCGATCATGGACGATGAGGCACCGCACACCCCGCATTTCGCAGCATTAGGCGTCCCGTGGCCGGGGGCGGTGTCGCTCTGGCATGGGGAGGATGACGAGGATTACACGCTCGCGCAGACGCACTACAAATCCGCCATCGCGGGAACGTTGCTAGATGACCTGCCGCCAGCGGGCAGCGCCACGTGGGATCGCGGGCCTGCGGTGCGGATCAAACTGGCGAAGGGCGGTCTATCCTCGCGCAAGGTGGCGGGGCTGCTGAGCGGGAAGAACCTCGCCGCTGTGGGCGACGGCTCCACGGGCGGTTGGGAGCTGCTTCAGTTCCGCAAGGCGACGCTGGTGGCCCCCGACACCTACGCGATTGAAACGCGGCTCAGAGGGCGCTTCGGCACCGATGATATAGCGCTACACGGTCACGAGGCGGGCAGTCTCTTCGTGCTGATCGACAAGGCCGTGCAGCCTGTCGATTACCCCGAAACCCTGCGCGGGGTGGCGCGGCATTACCGCTTTGGCCCCGCAACCCGTGCACTCGACGATCCCGCCTACCGCCATGTCGAGGTCGCTTGCGAGGGCCGCGGCCTGCGACCCTATGCGCCCTGTCATTTGCGGCAGACTGCTGACCCCGGCGGTGGGCACCGGATCACGTGGATCAGGCGCACGCGTCTGGGCGGAGACGATTGGGCGGGAACCGATGTGCCGCTGTCAGAGGAGAAGGAGGAATACCGCCTCCGCATCTGGGTGGACGGGCGGATGACCCGCGAAGAGGTCACGAACGCGCCCGCTTGGCACTACGAATCCCACCTGATGCAGGCCGACTCGGCCATGCAGGGATATGACGTCGAACTGGCGCAAATGTCCGCCCGTTTCGGCGCGGGCGCGGCGCGATACCTGAAGGTCGCGTAA
- a CDS encoding phage major tail protein, TP901-1 family: MVAQNGKDLLIKIDMTGDGQFVTAAGLRATRISFNAETVDVTSLESQGGWRELLGGAGVKSASISGSGVFKDADTDERARQIFFDGVTPEFQVIIPDFGTVQGAFLITSIEYAGSHNGEATYELSLASAGALTFTAAS, translated from the coding sequence ATGGTAGCGCAGAATGGCAAAGACCTTCTGATCAAGATCGACATGACCGGCGACGGCCAGTTCGTCACCGCCGCTGGCCTGCGTGCCACGCGCATCAGCTTCAACGCCGAAACCGTCGATGTCACCTCGCTCGAAAGTCAGGGCGGCTGGCGCGAACTCTTGGGCGGTGCTGGCGTCAAATCCGCGTCCATCTCCGGCTCTGGCGTGTTCAAGGACGCCGACACCGACGAGCGCGCCCGCCAGATTTTCTTTGACGGCGTGACGCCTGAATTTCAGGTCATCATCCCCGATTTCGGCACCGTGCAGGGCGCGTTCCTGATCACCTCGATCGAATACGCGGGCAGCCACAACGGCGAAGCCACCTACGAGCTCTCGCTCGCCTCCGCTGGCGCGCTGACCTTCACGGCGGCGTCCTAA
- a CDS encoding DUF2460 domain-containing protein, whose translation MFHDVRFPASLSFGSVGGPERRTEVVTLANGYEERNSPWAHSRRRYDAGVGLRSLDDVEALIAFFEARRGQLFGFRWKDWSDYKSCLPSMEPSGLDQHIGTGDEVTTTFQLVKRYASGHVTYDRPVTKPVLGTVLVTIDGISQSESIDYTVDYTAGLIQFTHAPDVGADIRAGFEFDVPVRFDTDRIQTSVASFRAGDVPAVPVVEVRV comes from the coding sequence ATGTTCCACGACGTGCGCTTTCCCGCATCGCTTTCCTTCGGCTCCGTCGGCGGTCCCGAACGCCGGACCGAGGTCGTGACCCTCGCCAACGGCTATGAGGAGCGCAACAGCCCGTGGGCGCACTCGCGCCGCCGTTATGACGCGGGTGTGGGCCTGCGCTCGCTCGATGACGTTGAGGCACTGATCGCGTTTTTCGAAGCCCGCCGCGGCCAGCTATTCGGCTTTCGCTGGAAGGACTGGAGCGACTACAAATCCTGCCTTCCGTCGATGGAGCCAAGCGGCCTCGACCAGCACATCGGCACGGGCGACGAAGTCACCACGACCTTCCAACTGGTCAAGCGCTACGCCTCCGGCCACGTCACCTATGACCGCCCCGTGACCAAGCCCGTGCTGGGCACCGTGCTCGTCACCATCGACGGTATCTCGCAGTCGGAAAGCATAGATTATACAGTCGATTACACGGCGGGCCTCATCCAGTTTACCCACGCACCCGATGTCGGCGCGGACATCCGCGCGGGCTTCGAATTCGACGTGCCCGTGCGCTTTGACACCGACCGCATCCAGACCTCCGTCGCCAGTTTTCGCGCCGGAGACGTCCCCGCAGTTCCCGTGGTGGAGGTCCGCGTATGA
- a CDS encoding head-tail connector protein — protein MMLTEQTPVPAAALPVAQFKDHLRLGADLPEDGSGDAPLQSCLRAAIAAIEARTGRILISRPFTWVIGQWRNPSEQTLPVQPVSDVTAIRLVDRSGSQTTASGFALAPGFRGPFLIALGLELPHIPAGGYARVELTAGYGETFDAIPADLAQAVLMLAAHYYDFRHGQAVERATFPPAVAAITARFQPIRMTAGARP, from the coding sequence ATGATGCTGACAGAACAGACACCGGTGCCCGCCGCGGCCCTTCCGGTGGCCCAATTCAAAGACCACCTGCGTCTGGGTGCCGATCTCCCCGAGGACGGCTCCGGCGATGCCCCGCTGCAAAGCTGCCTGCGCGCCGCCATCGCCGCGATCGAAGCCCGCACGGGCCGCATCCTGATTTCCCGCCCGTTCACATGGGTCATCGGCCAGTGGCGCAACCCGTCGGAACAGACGCTCCCCGTGCAGCCTGTTTCCGACGTGACCGCCATCCGCCTCGTTGACCGCTCCGGCAGCCAGACCACCGCCAGCGGCTTTGCCCTCGCGCCCGGTTTTCGCGGCCCGTTCCTGATCGCGCTGGGGCTGGAGCTGCCGCACATCCCCGCAGGCGGTTACGCCCGCGTCGAACTCACCGCTGGCTATGGTGAGACCTTCGACGCGATCCCCGCCGATCTGGCGCAGGCGGTGCTGATGCTCGCTGCGCACTACTACGATTTCCGCCACGGCCAAGCGGTCGAGCGCGCCACGTTCCCGCCCGCCGTCGCCGCCATCACCGCGCGCTTCCAGCCGATCCGCATGACCGCAGGAGCCCGCCCGTGA
- a CDS encoding head-tail adaptor protein, with the protein MKAPVLNTPLTLQTRTRTPDDAGGYAEGWSDVATVWAAVDARASASGTSLRIMARNDVRPALHDRILSGGRTYTINAVADAQRGFLLCFAKEDT; encoded by the coding sequence GTGAAAGCGCCCGTCCTGAACACGCCGCTCACGCTGCAAACCCGCACCCGCACGCCCGACGACGCGGGCGGCTATGCCGAGGGTTGGAGCGATGTCGCGACCGTCTGGGCCGCCGTCGATGCTCGCGCCAGTGCCTCCGGCACCTCGCTGCGCATCATGGCCCGCAATGACGTCCGCCCCGCGCTCCACGACCGCATCCTCAGCGGCGGGCGCACTTACACCATCAACGCGGTGGCCGATGCGCAGCGCGGTTTCCTGCTGTGTTTCGCGAAGGAGGACACATGA
- a CDS encoding DUF2163 domain-containing protein translates to MTLSEHLKTGITTVARAWAVTRKDGLVLGFTDHDRDLAFDGITFRAGAGLTARALEQSTGLSVDNSEAIGTLSDAAITDDDIAAGRYDGAGVTFWHVNWADTAQRKLVFRGLIGEIRRAGPEFQAELRGLAEALNTPQGRIYQRDCSAVLGDAQCRVDTTDEAFTVTATPTQITTTELTFTGLDTYAPRWFEKGSLTVQDGPAKGLIGLIKADRFTGLGRTMELWEPIRTLGLHEVRLTAGCDKRMSTCRYKFANLKNYRGFPDIPGDDWLISSPLRAGNHNGGSLR, encoded by the coding sequence ATGACCCTGTCCGAGCATCTGAAAACCGGCATCACCACCGTCGCCCGCGCATGGGCCGTCACCCGCAAGGACGGCCTCGTTCTGGGCTTCACCGACCATGACCGCGACCTCGCGTTCGACGGCATCACCTTCCGCGCAGGCGCTGGCCTCACCGCCCGCGCGCTCGAACAATCGACGGGCCTTTCGGTCGATAATTCCGAGGCGATCGGCACCCTCTCGGACGCCGCCATCACCGACGACGACATCGCCGCTGGACGCTACGACGGCGCGGGCGTCACCTTCTGGCACGTCAACTGGGCCGACACCGCGCAGCGCAAGCTCGTCTTTCGCGGCCTGATCGGAGAGATCCGCCGCGCCGGTCCCGAGTTCCAAGCCGAACTGCGCGGCCTCGCCGAGGCGCTGAACACTCCCCAAGGCCGCATCTACCAACGCGATTGCAGCGCCGTTCTGGGCGATGCGCAGTGCCGCGTGGACACCACCGACGAGGCGTTCACCGTCACCGCCACGCCGACACAGATCACCACCACCGAGCTCACCTTCACCGGCCTCGACACCTACGCCCCACGCTGGTTCGAAAAGGGCAGCCTCACAGTCCAGGATGGCCCCGCCAAGGGCCTCATAGGCCTTATCAAAGCCGACCGCTTCACCGGCCTTGGCCGTACGATGGAGCTGTGGGAGCCGATCCGCACTCTCGGCCTGCACGAGGTCCGCCTCACCGCAGGTTGCGACAAGCGCATGTCCACCTGCCGCTACAAATTCGCGAACCTGAAGAATTACCGCGGTTTTCCGGACATCCCCGGTGACGACTGGCTGATCTCCAGCCCGCTGCGCGCAGGTAATCACAACGGCGGCTCGCTGCGATGA
- a CDS encoding DUF7742 family protein, whose translation MRPVILADLEAVASVLLAAPKEHWRTLALAIIEAARIADKYRKNTGKRHPHWGNGSLVDAVQTRTRADLPRPGDPAYLSAVQCVVSAVLERRDHNFR comes from the coding sequence ATGCGGCCCGTCATTCTGGCGGATCTGGAGGCGGTGGCGAGCGTTCTGCTCGCCGCCCCGAAGGAGCATTGGCGGACCCTCGCGCTGGCCATTATCGAGGCCGCGCGGATCGCTGATAAATACCGCAAGAACACCGGAAAACGTCATCCACATTGGGGAAACGGCTCGCTTGTCGATGCCGTGCAAACCCGTACGCGGGCCGATCTGCCGCGTCCGGGTGATCCGGCCTACCTCAGCGCCGTACAATGTGTAGTGAGTGCCGTTCTGGAACGGCGTGACCATAACTTTCGGTGA
- a CDS encoding phage major capsid protein: MEHPEIKSRAGEDVSPAEDMKSALSDFMSEFKTFSDGIDARFQQQEDRMTKLDRKSLIAARPVLSAGAHDEVPHQKAFAAYLRSGDDEGLRDLPLEGKAMSSTVAADGGYLVDPQTSDHIKSALNSTASLRAIASIVTVEATSYDLLVDHADMGAGWANEDTATGETAAPQIDRITIPLNELSAMPKVSQRLLDDSAFDIENWLASRIADKFARSEASAFVAGNGADKPKGFLTYPVTPNASWEWGKIGYVSTGVSGGIETGDPIIELVYALGAEYRAGASFVMNSKTAGTVRKLKDADGRFLWSDGLSQGEPARLMGYPVLIAEDMPDVAAGANAIAFGDFAQGYTIAERPDVRLLRDPFSAKPHVLFYATKRVGGAVSDFKAIKLLKFAA, encoded by the coding sequence ATGGAACACCCCGAGATCAAATCCCGGGCCGGAGAAGACGTGTCTCCGGCCGAGGACATGAAATCTGCGCTGAGCGATTTCATGAGCGAATTCAAAACCTTTTCCGACGGCATTGATGCCAGGTTTCAACAGCAGGAAGACCGGATGACCAAACTCGACCGTAAATCGCTGATCGCAGCACGCCCCGTACTCTCGGCAGGCGCACATGACGAAGTCCCGCACCAGAAGGCGTTCGCCGCCTACCTGCGTTCGGGCGATGACGAGGGCCTGCGCGACCTGCCGCTCGAAGGCAAGGCGATGTCCTCGACCGTGGCTGCCGACGGCGGCTATCTGGTGGACCCGCAGACCTCGGACCACATCAAATCGGCGCTGAACTCCACCGCCTCGCTGCGTGCCATCGCCTCCATCGTGACGGTCGAGGCGACCTCCTATGACCTTCTGGTCGACCACGCCGACATGGGCGCGGGCTGGGCGAACGAGGACACCGCCACGGGCGAGACCGCAGCCCCGCAGATCGACCGCATCACCATCCCGCTCAACGAACTCTCGGCCATGCCGAAGGTCTCGCAGCGCCTTCTGGATGACAGCGCGTTCGACATCGAAAACTGGCTGGCCTCGCGCATCGCGGACAAGTTCGCCCGCTCCGAAGCCTCGGCCTTTGTCGCGGGTAATGGCGCCGACAAACCCAAGGGCTTCCTGACTTATCCCGTCACCCCGAACGCGTCGTGGGAGTGGGGCAAGATCGGCTATGTCTCCACCGGCGTATCGGGCGGCATCGAGACCGGCGATCCGATCATCGAACTGGTCTATGCCCTCGGCGCCGAATACCGCGCGGGCGCGAGCTTCGTGATGAACTCCAAAACCGCAGGCACCGTGCGCAAGCTCAAGGACGCGGACGGCCGCTTCCTGTGGTCGGACGGCCTCAGCCAGGGCGAGCCCGCGCGCCTCATGGGCTATCCTGTCCTCATCGCAGAGGACATGCCGGACGTCGCCGCAGGTGCCAACGCGATTGCCTTTGGTGACTTCGCGCAGGGCTACACCATCGCCGAGCGTCCCGACGTGCGCCTGCTGCGCGATCCGTTCTCGGCCAAGCCGCACGTCCTGTTCTACGCCACCAAACGTGTCGGCGGTGCCGTCAGCGACTTCAAGGCGATCAAGCTGCTGAAGTTCGCCGCCTGA
- a CDS encoding NlpC/P60 family protein, with the protein MIVAEARRWIGTPYRHQASCLGAGCDCLGLILGVWQALIGPLPQDIPPYAAGWTGADDLMPALARHLTPKTQADAGDILLFRMKDGQPARHAAIQSATGEDAAFIHSCSGHGVVESRLTPPWARRIAARFAFPKGDI; encoded by the coding sequence ATGATCGTGGCAGAGGCCCGCCGCTGGATCGGCACCCCGTACCGCCATCAGGCAAGCTGCCTCGGCGCGGGCTGCGATTGCCTCGGCCTGATACTCGGCGTCTGGCAGGCGCTCATCGGCCCGCTCCCGCAGGACATTCCGCCCTATGCTGCGGGCTGGACGGGGGCGGATGACCTCATGCCCGCGCTCGCCCGCCACCTGACCCCGAAAACGCAGGCAGACGCAGGCGACATCCTCCTGTTCCGCATGAAAGACGGCCAGCCCGCCCGCCACGCCGCGATCCAGTCGGCCACCGGCGAGGACGCCGCCTTCATCCATTCCTGCTCCGGTCACGGCGTTGTCGAAAGCCGCCTGACACCCCCTTGGGCCCGCCGTATCGCGGCCCGTTTCGCATTCCCTAAAGGAGACATCTGA
- a CDS encoding phage tail tape measure protein: MPDFDDLDDQLADTSAMTSAFGDELRGLRSTLSDTTRDLAGLERGLSTGLRKAFDGVIFDGQKLGDALTGLAQQLGKTVYNSAMKPVTDHFGGLMADGVGALVSGILPFANGAPFSQGRVMPFAKGGVVSSPTTFAMRGGTGLMGEAGPEAIMPLTRGADGRLGVRAQGGGSVNVTMNITTPDVQGFARSRDQIVAQMSRALGRGQRNR, from the coding sequence ATGCCTGACTTCGACGACCTTGATGACCAGCTTGCGGACACCTCCGCCATGACCAGCGCGTTCGGCGACGAACTGCGCGGGCTTCGTAGCACCCTGTCCGACACAACCCGTGACCTCGCGGGCCTCGAACGCGGGCTCTCCACCGGCCTGCGCAAAGCCTTCGACGGCGTGATCTTCGACGGGCAAAAGCTCGGCGACGCGCTCACGGGCCTTGCCCAGCAGCTTGGCAAAACCGTCTACAACAGCGCGATGAAGCCCGTCACCGACCACTTCGGCGGTCTCATGGCGGACGGCGTCGGCGCGCTGGTGTCCGGCATTCTGCCCTTTGCCAATGGCGCGCCGTTCTCCCAAGGCCGCGTTATGCCCTTTGCCAAGGGCGGCGTGGTCAGCAGCCCCACCACCTTCGCCATGCGCGGCGGCACAGGCCTGATGGGAGAAGCCGGGCCAGAGGCCATCATGCCCCTCACGCGCGGCGCCGATGGTCGTCTCGGCGTGCGTGCGCAGGGCGGCGGGTCCGTCAACGTGACCATGAACATCACCACGCCCGACGTGCAGGGCTTTGCCCGCAGCCGCGACCAGATCGTCGCCCAGATGTCCCGCGCCTTGGGCCGCGGCCAGCGCAACCGCTAA
- a CDS encoding DUF3168 domain-containing protein, producing the protein MTYALSAALQAAVFQQLYTDPEVVRHLGSHIYDALPFGTAPALYAQLGPETVKDASDATGHGAQHDFTVSVVTTQAGFTAAKEAAAAICTALENSLTLTAGHLVSLAFTRAVATRQGEDARRIDLRFRARTQLN; encoded by the coding sequence ATGACCTACGCGCTTTCCGCCGCCCTTCAAGCTGCGGTTTTCCAGCAGCTCTACACCGATCCCGAGGTTGTCCGTCACCTCGGCTCCCACATCTACGACGCGCTCCCCTTCGGCACCGCGCCCGCGCTCTACGCGCAGCTTGGGCCTGAGACGGTTAAGGACGCATCCGACGCCACAGGCCACGGCGCGCAGCATGATTTCACCGTGTCCGTCGTCACCACGCAGGCCGGTTTCACCGCCGCGAAAGAGGCCGCAGCCGCGATCTGCACCGCGCTCGAAAACTCGCTGACGCTCACCGCCGGACACCTCGTCTCGCTCGCGTTCACCCGCGCCGTGGCCACCCGTCAGGGCGAGGATGCCCGCCGCATCGACCTGCGCTTCCGTGCGCGCACCCAGCTTAACTGA
- a CDS encoding rcc01693 family protein — protein sequence MDWAGLLRVGLRLLRLKPAEFWALTPAELMLMLGTEAATPSMGRDRLSELSRLYPDTPNGGPDA from the coding sequence ATGGATTGGGCGGGTCTCCTCAGGGTCGGTCTGCGCCTCCTGCGCCTCAAACCGGCCGAGTTCTGGGCGCTCACGCCTGCCGAGTTGATGCTCATGCTCGGCACCGAAGCCGCCACGCCCTCCATGGGCCGCGACCGCCTGTCAGAGCTGTCGCGCCTCTATCCCGACACCCCGAACGGAGGGCCAGATGCCTGA
- a CDS encoding gene transfer agent family protein: MANPHAGEVALTIDGQTHTCKLTLGALAELEATLGAGSLLDLVARFEAGHYTSADVMALVVAGLRGGGWQGQASDLLTADIAGGPIGAARAAAQMLARAFTPPA; the protein is encoded by the coding sequence ATGGCGAACCCCCACGCCGGAGAGGTCGCGCTCACCATCGACGGCCAGACCCACACCTGCAAACTCACGCTCGGCGCTCTGGCCGAGCTGGAGGCGACCTTGGGCGCCGGATCGCTCCTCGATCTGGTCGCCCGGTTCGAGGCCGGTCACTACACCTCCGCCGATGTGATGGCGCTGGTCGTGGCCGGCCTGCGGGGCGGCGGCTGGCAGGGGCAGGCGTCCGATCTTCTGACCGCCGACATCGCGGGCGGCCCCATCGGCGCGGCCCGCGCGGCAGCCCAGATGCTCGCCCGCGCTTTCACGCCGCCCGCCTGA